In Oscillatoria acuminata PCC 6304, a single window of DNA contains:
- a CDS encoding M23 family metallopeptidase, translating to MKPGILSTTALVIALGFTGSVTAQPGVNYDTRTQATSKRDRDSVGKTPSTQTSSLRQHNARVAAGIEINKQAIAAISQFLNNSDSPRPSSEILPLQTLDAPTVSPELPPLAAASIYLPELAPTMTGYLWPAQGVLSSGYGWRWGRMHHGIDIAGPTGTPILAAASGVVITAEWHTGGYGNLVEIEHPDGSITLYAHNHRILVNKGDQVEGGQLIAQMGSTGFSTGPHLHFEVHLPETGSVNPLAYLPESGLSARLPRARASVPTASAQ from the coding sequence ATGAAACCAGGAATTTTGTCTACCACAGCACTCGTGATTGCACTTGGCTTTACAGGTTCAGTAACTGCTCAACCCGGTGTCAACTACGACACGCGCACCCAAGCGACCTCAAAACGTGACCGGGATTCGGTGGGAAAAACGCCCTCAACCCAGACCTCTTCTTTACGCCAGCACAATGCCAGAGTTGCCGCTGGCATCGAGATCAACAAACAGGCGATCGCTGCCATCAGCCAATTTTTGAATAACTCCGATTCTCCTAGACCCAGCAGCGAGATCCTCCCGCTTCAGACCCTCGATGCACCAACCGTCTCCCCGGAATTACCGCCCCTGGCGGCTGCCAGCATTTACTTACCCGAATTAGCCCCAACGATGACCGGCTATCTGTGGCCCGCCCAAGGGGTCCTCTCTTCCGGCTATGGTTGGCGTTGGGGACGGATGCACCACGGCATTGATATCGCCGGACCCACTGGCACCCCCATCCTAGCTGCCGCCAGTGGAGTGGTGATTACGGCGGAATGGCATACGGGCGGCTATGGTAACCTCGTAGAAATCGAACATCCGGACGGCAGTATTACCCTCTACGCTCACAACCATCGCATCCTGGTCAACAAAGGGGATCAAGTCGAAGGGGGCCAATTAATCGCCCAAATGGGCAGTACCGGCTTTAGCACTGGACCCCACTTGCACTTTGAGGTCCATCTTCCAGAAACAGGATCCGTCAATCCCCTAGCTTATCTTCCCGAATCGGGATTATCTGCTCGATTGCCTAGAGCCAGAGCATCAGTGCCTACCGCATCGGCGCAGTAG
- a CDS encoding CAAD domain-containing protein — MNPKTEKSAISSEKSAQLADEAEQLRIEINAAEGGALAPFSPATQEPSQFEEIVDNVTAILGDLPLYVTSFVSEYQRPIVTVGLFLSALVTVRVILAVVDAVNDVPLLAPFFEFVGIGYSAWFVYRYLLRASNRQELVQDISAIKDQVVGHHSS, encoded by the coding sequence ATGAATCCTAAAACTGAAAAGTCAGCAATCTCCAGCGAAAAATCTGCCCAGTTAGCCGATGAAGCCGAGCAACTTAGAATCGAGATCAATGCCGCAGAAGGCGGTGCTTTGGCTCCTTTCTCTCCGGCTACTCAAGAACCGAGTCAATTCGAGGAAATCGTGGATAACGTCACGGCAATCTTAGGGGATCTGCCGCTCTATGTCACCAGTTTTGTCAGCGAGTACCAACGACCCATTGTCACCGTCGGACTGTTTTTGTCTGCACTGGTGACCGTCAGAGTGATCCTCGCCGTGGTGGATGCAGTCAATGATGTTCCTCTGCTTGCGCCGTTTTTTGAATTTGTCGGAATCGGATACTCGGCTTGGTTTGTCTATCGCTATTTACTCCGGGCCTCTAACCGTCAGGAGTTAGTCCAGGATATTTCAGCGATTAAAGACCAAGTTGTTGGTCACCACTCTTCCTAA
- a CDS encoding serine/threonine protein kinase: MSYCLNPSCPNPSDPLNENTRYCSQCGSDLLVAERCRALHLLGSNSYEKTFEVTETGTAKILKVLQIDDPVAVTLFQQQALLLGKIQHPGIPQLQQGGYFSFAGTNSATAVHGMLMEKVEGLTLEQWMKNRAYQPISQDLALKWLQQIAEILQPIHQTPYLHLNIKPSNIILTDSGQLVLIDFGTARQVSASYLRTVELSPRLKSIDSGGYTPPEQLKHEAVAQSDFFALGRTMVYLLTATDPLSFENAETSAFSWRDRAPQISERVGDLIDRLMDPALSQRIQTTAEILQQLSQLQPQVAQMEWGSESLEAIAPSSGRKAIPLGTLVLPGLQLPSFPQFLPGTGEQTIDAAPRLKGDRKGWRLAGVLGIWAVIGLIGGMGSWFLFTRTSTAYQCQRLLAAIDEGGQQVTQIEGTDATAANKMAQHLDRLAEELLGMKISDTQVQPYPPQLGKSYHQLSLSFRQIGEAIAIVDAAPLSKAGLDQVKEARKKAEEAGRAAALAAKTADGVAGQIYSYCKK; this comes from the coding sequence ATGAGTTACTGTCTCAATCCCAGTTGCCCCAATCCCAGCGATCCCTTAAATGAAAACACCCGCTATTGCTCCCAGTGTGGCTCTGATTTATTAGTAGCAGAACGCTGTCGAGCGCTTCACCTGCTGGGTAGTAACAGCTATGAAAAAACCTTTGAAGTGACTGAAACTGGAACCGCCAAAATTTTGAAGGTTCTCCAGATTGATGATCCGGTAGCGGTGACCCTGTTTCAACAACAAGCCTTACTGTTAGGGAAAATTCAACATCCAGGGATTCCCCAACTTCAACAAGGTGGTTACTTCAGCTTTGCGGGGACGAACAGTGCGACGGCGGTGCATGGGATGTTGATGGAAAAAGTTGAGGGCTTAACTTTAGAGCAGTGGATGAAAAATCGGGCTTATCAACCGATTTCTCAAGACTTAGCGCTCAAGTGGCTTCAACAGATTGCCGAAATTTTACAGCCGATTCATCAAACCCCTTATTTACACCTGAATATTAAGCCCAGCAATATTATCCTGACGGATTCGGGGCAATTGGTTTTGATTGATTTTGGCACTGCCAGACAGGTGAGTGCGAGTTATTTACGGACAGTGGAACTCTCTCCTCGTTTGAAGAGTATTGATTCGGGAGGATATACGCCACCAGAACAACTCAAACATGAAGCGGTGGCGCAATCGGATTTTTTTGCTTTGGGACGAACGATGGTGTATTTGCTCACCGCTACGGACCCGTTGAGCTTTGAGAATGCAGAGACTTCGGCGTTTTCTTGGCGCGATCGCGCCCCGCAAATTTCCGAACGGGTGGGGGATTTGATTGACCGCCTGATGGATCCGGCCCTGAGTCAGCGCATCCAAACAACGGCAGAAATTTTACAGCAATTAAGTCAATTGCAACCCCAAGTGGCACAGATGGAATGGGGATCGGAGTCACTAGAGGCGATCGCCCCATCCTCGGGTCGAAAAGCTATCCCTTTAGGGACTCTAGTCTTGCCTGGGCTGCAACTGCCGAGCTTTCCGCAATTCCTACCGGGGACGGGGGAGCAAACCATTGATGCAGCACCCCGGTTGAAAGGCGATCGCAAAGGGTGGCGATTGGCCGGAGTGTTAGGAATCTGGGCAGTCATTGGATTAATTGGGGGAATGGGGTCCTGGTTTTTATTTACGCGAACGAGTACCGCTTATCAATGTCAGCGATTGTTGGCGGCGATCGACGAAGGGGGACAACAAGTGACTCAAATTGAGGGGACCGATGCCACTGCCGCTAACAAAATGGCCCAACATCTCGATCGCCTTGCGGAAGAATTATTAGGGATGAAGATCTCTGATACCCAGGTCCAACCCTATCCTCCGCAGTTGGGAAAAAGTTACCACCAATTGAGTCTGTCATTTCGGCAAATTGGAGAGGCGATCGCCATTGTGGATGCGGCCCCCTTATCCAAAGCCGGTTTAGACCAGGTGAAAGAGGCCCGCAAAAAAGCCGAAGAAGCCGGTCGAGCCGCCGCTCTAGCTGCAAAAACAGCCGATGGTGTAGCTGGACAAATTTATAGCTACTGTAAAAAATAG
- the aroA gene encoding 3-phosphoshikimate 1-carboxyvinyltransferase: MPSSIVNVRITESQQQLTIDRPNQGLSVQGRIRVPGDKSISHRALMLGAIAKGETTIEGLLLGEDPRSTARCFQALGAEISPLNEQRVRVRGVGVGELIEPTDILDAGNSGTTMRLMLGILASHPDRFFTVTGDKSLRSRPMSRVVQPLQQMGAQIWGRNGNSLAPLAIQGQSLRPIHYHSPIASAQVKSCILLAALMAQGTTTITEPAVSRDHSERMLKAFGAEITTDPDTKSVMITGPAQLQGQSVIVPGDISSAAFWIVAAAIVPDSDLTIENVGINPTRTGILEALEMMDADIQLENERIVAGEPVADIRVRHSQLKGCTIGGDIIPRLIDEIPILAVAAIFASGQTVISEAAELRVKESDRLAVTATVLNQMGAKITELPDGLEITGGTPLTGTDVESYDDHRIAMSLAIAALNASGTTTIHHAEAAAISYPDFTATLRQVCEEC; encoded by the coding sequence ATGCCCAGTTCGATAGTAAATGTCAGAATTACGGAATCCCAGCAACAATTAACCATTGATAGACCGAATCAGGGTTTATCAGTGCAAGGACGAATCCGAGTGCCGGGGGATAAGTCAATTTCCCACCGGGCTTTGATGTTGGGGGCGATCGCCAAGGGTGAAACCACGATTGAGGGGCTGCTATTGGGAGAAGACCCTCGGAGTACCGCCCGATGTTTTCAGGCATTGGGGGCAGAAATTTCTCCCCTGAATGAACAACGGGTGCGGGTGCGTGGTGTCGGGGTCGGAGAATTAATTGAACCAACGGATATATTAGATGCGGGAAATTCTGGGACGACGATGCGATTGATGCTGGGCATCCTTGCCAGTCATCCCGACCGATTTTTCACCGTAACTGGGGATAAATCCCTGCGATCGCGCCCTATGTCTCGGGTGGTTCAGCCTTTACAACAAATGGGTGCTCAAATCTGGGGTCGCAATGGCAATTCGCTGGCCCCTCTAGCCATTCAAGGTCAATCCTTACGGCCCATTCATTATCACTCACCGATCGCCTCGGCTCAGGTTAAGTCTTGTATCTTACTTGCAGCTTTGATGGCACAGGGAACGACAACCATCACGGAACCGGCAGTCTCTCGGGACCATAGTGAAAGGATGCTCAAGGCATTTGGGGCAGAAATTACCACGGATCCCGACACGAAAAGCGTGATGATCACCGGACCGGCTCAACTTCAGGGGCAATCGGTGATTGTGCCTGGGGATATTAGTTCGGCGGCATTCTGGATTGTGGCAGCGGCGATCGTACCGGATTCCGACTTGACCATTGAAAATGTGGGGATCAATCCCACCCGGACAGGGATTTTAGAGGCCCTGGAGATGATGGATGCGGATATTCAATTAGAAAACGAGCGGATAGTTGCGGGGGAACCTGTGGCGGATATCCGGGTGCGTCATTCTCAACTGAAAGGTTGCACCATTGGCGGGGATATTATTCCCAGACTAATTGATGAGATTCCGATTCTGGCAGTGGCGGCAATTTTTGCTTCTGGTCAGACGGTGATTTCCGAGGCGGCAGAGTTGCGGGTCAAAGAGAGCGATCGCCTTGCGGTGACGGCAACGGTACTCAATCAAATGGGGGCGAAAATCACCGAGTTGCCTGATGGGTTGGAAATTACTGGGGGGACGCCGTTAACGGGAACTGATGTGGAGAGTTATGACGATCATCGGATTGCCATGAGTTTGGCGATCGCGGCATTAAATGCCAGCGGAACCACCACGATTCACCATGCCGAAGCTGCCGCTATTTCTTACCCGGATTTTACGGCTACTTTGCGACAAGTTTGCGAAGAATGCTAA
- a CDS encoding ig-like domain-containing surface protein, whose translation MNADHQQLQQQLNHLKERLPGLSSRLSQAAVELKEAGVPVDERLSEQLIAYRQEFAGLKSRAIELAKTYSVPGVVAPTQISSLHDIQGILHTIARSGGEVNESQKALHYIDRFLSLTHRDQPQFAPLEEAKVKARELRHIILNSSPSNFPPDVPALLSGQHPCCTFLNLIEPDANIADEEWERMLDFCGRAFGKPLTLAASRGKLQFSGTVAAPAPTVTAPAPTVTAPAAPPPRRSPEMVVIAGSTEAVEPTDTEAEVERLLSQQPSSPPSNLPDVIILPSSDESPSRSQIAPPAPNFAPTPAKMSGLSGVGIEVGLNVLVHIERVGDHQFHEHEFAGTRGKALRLEAFALEIKPPIPGLGIRYLAHIQGSGDTPWVTEGEWVGARGSGLRIEGLAIELTGPEAPNYSVYYKAHIERVGDTQEFSNGQFCGRRGSGMRMEGIEIHIDRN comes from the coding sequence ATGAATGCAGATCATCAACAGTTGCAACAACAACTCAACCATCTGAAAGAACGCTTACCGGGATTGAGCAGTCGCCTTTCACAAGCTGCTGTGGAACTGAAAGAAGCAGGAGTACCCGTAGACGAACGACTCAGTGAGCAACTGATAGCTTATCGACAGGAGTTTGCGGGACTCAAATCCAGGGCGATCGAGCTGGCCAAAACTTACTCGGTGCCGGGGGTGGTTGCACCTACCCAGATTTCTTCCTTACATGATATTCAGGGAATTTTACATACGATCGCCCGGTCGGGAGGAGAAGTCAACGAGTCCCAAAAAGCCCTCCACTACATCGATCGCTTTTTATCTCTGACCCATCGCGATCAACCGCAGTTTGCGCCGTTAGAGGAGGCAAAAGTCAAAGCGCGGGAATTGCGCCACATTATTCTCAACTCCTCCCCGAGTAATTTTCCCCCGGATGTCCCGGCGTTACTTTCGGGTCAACATCCCTGTTGTACCTTCCTTAATCTGATTGAACCGGATGCCAATATCGCCGATGAAGAGTGGGAAAGAATGCTAGATTTTTGTGGGCGAGCCTTTGGCAAACCCTTAACCCTGGCAGCGAGTCGAGGAAAACTGCAATTTTCTGGGACTGTAGCGGCCCCAGCCCCGACGGTGACGGCCCCAGCCCCGACGGTGACGGCCCCAGCAGCACCACCGCCTCGGCGATCGCCGGAAATGGTCGTGATTGCCGGGTCTACTGAAGCGGTGGAACCCACGGACACTGAAGCGGAAGTGGAACGCTTACTCTCGCAACAGCCTTCCTCCCCTCCGTCTAACTTGCCGGATGTGATTATCCTTCCCAGTTCCGATGAATCCCCCTCTCGGAGTCAGATTGCTCCTCCCGCGCCGAATTTTGCCCCAACTCCTGCCAAGATGTCAGGGCTTTCCGGTGTGGGAATTGAAGTGGGATTAAATGTCTTGGTTCATATCGAACGAGTCGGCGATCACCAGTTTCATGAACATGAATTTGCCGGAACAAGGGGGAAAGCACTGCGCCTCGAAGCCTTTGCGCTGGAAATCAAACCCCCGATTCCTGGATTGGGGATTCGCTATCTAGCCCATATTCAAGGTAGCGGGGATACGCCTTGGGTGACTGAGGGTGAGTGGGTTGGTGCTCGCGGTTCGGGTTTGCGAATTGAGGGTTTGGCGATCGAATTAACGGGTCCCGAAGCACCGAATTATTCGGTTTATTACAAGGCGCATATTGAGCGAGTGGGAGATACCCAGGAGTTTTCTAATGGGCAATTCTGCGGACGCCGTGGATCCGGTATGCGGATGGAAGGCATTGAAATCCATATCGATCGCAACTAG